One genomic window of Leptotrichia shahii includes the following:
- the ftsZ gene encoding cell division protein FtsZ — protein MDNFSNAAKLKVVGVGGAGGNAINDMIESNITTVDFIAINTDQQDLDRSKAPIKVLLGKGMGAGADPEKGRIAAKESEEKIKDVLEGTDMLFITAGMGGGTGTGASPIIAEVAKTMGILTVAIVTKPFSFEGPLKKNNAALGIDNLKENVDTLIAIPNDRLFEIPGMNISLMNAFKEANGVLKMGIKGISDLITKQGIVNLDFADVKSIMQNSGIAMLGFGEANGDEKAKSATAQALNSPLLEKSIEGARKILINVTAGPDIGLQEIQEVAQTISEKAGHDKANLLWGYIMEPELEGTISVSVVATDFEDEFLTNESKSSQTIRFAPSEEKTEGKSKEEENEKDNYQNEGNGYEEEEKIEDSGDFVLPPFFEE, from the coding sequence ATGGATAACTTTAGTAATGCGGCGAAACTGAAAGTAGTAGGAGTAGGTGGAGCAGGTGGAAACGCAATAAACGATATGATAGAAAGTAATATAACAACTGTTGATTTTATAGCCATAAATACAGATCAGCAGGATTTAGATAGATCAAAAGCCCCTATAAAAGTACTTTTAGGAAAAGGAATGGGAGCTGGCGCAGATCCTGAAAAAGGGAGAATCGCCGCAAAGGAATCAGAAGAAAAAATAAAAGACGTTCTGGAAGGTACAGATATGTTATTCATAACTGCTGGAATGGGTGGTGGAACAGGAACAGGAGCTTCTCCAATTATTGCTGAAGTGGCAAAAACAATGGGAATTTTAACTGTAGCTATTGTAACTAAGCCTTTTAGCTTTGAAGGACCGTTAAAGAAAAATAATGCTGCACTTGGAATTGATAATTTAAAAGAAAATGTAGATACTTTAATAGCTATTCCAAATGATAGATTATTTGAAATACCAGGAATGAATATTTCATTAATGAATGCGTTTAAAGAGGCAAATGGAGTTTTAAAAATGGGAATAAAAGGTATTTCAGACTTGATTACAAAACAAGGAATTGTAAATTTAGATTTTGCGGATGTAAAATCTATTATGCAAAATTCAGGAATTGCAATGTTAGGATTTGGAGAGGCAAATGGCGATGAAAAAGCTAAGAGTGCAACAGCTCAGGCATTAAACAGTCCATTATTGGAAAAATCTATTGAAGGTGCAAGAAAGATATTGATAAACGTTACAGCTGGTCCAGATATCGGATTACAGGAAATACAAGAAGTTGCTCAAACAATTTCAGAAAAAGCTGGGCATGATAAAGCTAATTTATTGTGGGGTTATATAATGGAGCCTGAATTGGAAGGAACAATAAGTGTATCAGTAGTGGCAACAGACTTTGAAGATGAATTTTTAACAAATGAATCAAAATCTTCACAAACAATAAGATTTGCTCCTTCTGAAGAAAAAACAGAAGGAAAGTCAAAAGAAGAAGAGAATGAAAAAGATAATTATCAAAATGAAGGGAATGGCTATGAAGAGGAAGAAAAAATAGAAGATTCAGGAGATTTTGTACTTCCACCATTTTTTGAAGAATAA
- a CDS encoding cell division protein FtsQ/DivIB has translation MKKSVKVLILLFLLAGIMFFGKRFIDTDYFKVQEVLVEGQSNLLKQDIVAQLEQMKGKNIVYLNTSEIENRIKTDIRVKKVSVKKLFPSKIRVLLEEREPYVYVKKGDETLLADKDLNIYGDILEEPAKNIPIIDYTNDESLKEMKTILSKIQNKDFYAMISEIRQSEKNYEILLTNNVRILTDTLVTEKKYDDAYKLYERIKKERPVISMDLRFIDIVVK, from the coding sequence ATGAAAAAATCGGTTAAAGTATTGATTTTACTGTTTTTATTGGCAGGAATAATGTTTTTTGGTAAAAGATTTATTGATACAGATTATTTTAAAGTTCAGGAAGTTTTAGTGGAAGGTCAGTCTAATTTGTTAAAACAGGATATTGTGGCTCAGCTTGAACAGATGAAAGGGAAGAATATTGTATATTTAAATACTAGTGAGATTGAAAATCGTATAAAAACCGATATAAGGGTAAAAAAAGTATCAGTAAAAAAACTTTTTCCAAGTAAAATTCGAGTTCTTTTAGAGGAAAGAGAGCCTTATGTATATGTAAAAAAAGGAGATGAAACACTTTTAGCAGATAAAGATTTAAATATATATGGTGATATTTTGGAAGAACCAGCAAAAAATATCCCTATAATAGATTACACAAATGATGAAAGTTTAAAGGAAATGAAAACAATACTTTCAAAAATACAAAATAAAGATTTTTATGCTATGATTTCAGAAATAAGACAATCTGAAAAAAACTACGAAATACTTCTTACAAATAATGTGAGAATATTAACAGATACATTAGTAACAGAAAAAAAATATGATGATGCATATAAATTATATGAAAGAATAAAAAAAGAACGTCCAGTAATTTCTATGGATTTAAGATTTATAGATATTGTTGTAAAATGA
- the murB gene encoding UDP-N-acetylmuramate dehydrogenase, with amino-acid sequence MEIIKNAKMKEYSNMKVGGTAKELIFIDDKNELKEILQTRNNIFLLGNGTNTLINDGNLNISFLSLKRLKNITVEEKAEKEKKEDSYDFVRVEAGLDLDDLIEFMEKNDYTGLENITGIPGSVGGLVNMNGGAYGTEIFDCIEEVEVCKNDGEIVKIKTKDLNFKYRTTEIKENKWIVVSALFKFGFGFDKEASEDKREQRKVKHPLDLPNLGSTFKNPEGTFAARLISDADLKGYRVGDAAVSEKHPNFVTNLGNATFNDVISVIEHVKEVVFEKFGIKLETEIIILKD; translated from the coding sequence ATGGAAATAATAAAAAATGCCAAGATGAAGGAATATTCAAATATGAAGGTTGGCGGAACAGCAAAGGAACTTATTTTTATAGATGATAAAAATGAACTAAAGGAAATTTTGCAAACCAGAAATAATATTTTTCTATTAGGAAATGGTACAAATACCCTTATTAACGATGGAAATTTGAATATAAGTTTTTTATCATTAAAAAGATTGAAAAATATAACAGTTGAAGAAAAAGCTGAAAAGGAGAAAAAAGAGGATAGTTATGATTTTGTGAGAGTGGAAGCCGGGCTGGACTTGGATGATTTGATAGAATTTATGGAAAAAAATGATTATACAGGTTTGGAAAATATTACTGGGATTCCAGGATCTGTTGGTGGACTTGTAAATATGAATGGTGGAGCTTATGGGACAGAGATTTTTGACTGCATTGAAGAAGTGGAAGTTTGTAAAAATGATGGAGAAATTGTAAAAATTAAAACAAAAGATTTGAACTTCAAATACAGAACTACTGAAATAAAGGAAAATAAATGGATTGTTGTGTCTGCTCTGTTTAAATTTGGATTTGGCTTTGATAAGGAGGCTTCAGAAGATAAAAGAGAACAAAGAAAGGTAAAACATCCGTTAGATTTGCCAAATTTAGGAAGCACATTTAAAAATCCAGAAGGGACATTTGCAGCAAGACTAATTTCTGATGCTGATTTAAAGGGGTATAGAGTTGGAGATGCGGCAGTTTCTGAAAAACATCCAAATTTTGTAACAAACTTGGGAAATGCGACTTTTAATGATGTTATTTCAGTCATTGAGCATGTAAAGGAAGTTGTTTTTGAAAAATTTGGAATAAAATTGGAAACAGAAATTATAATTTTAAAAGATTAA
- the murC gene encoding UDP-N-acetylmuramate--L-alanine ligase, whose protein sequence is MLTKVNNVYFSGINGIGMSGLAKILAADGFNVAGSDLERKAVTKDMEDMGIKVYIGQVEENVKDKGIDLFVYSTAIRETNPEYKYIVDNNIKKIKRGQLLAEIMNRFDGIAVAGTHGKTTTSSMMSVALLEKEPFIVVGGIIPEIQSNSKIGNSEYFIAEADESDNSFLYIKPKYSVVTNVEADHLDHHGTFENIKKSFEQFIDSTERIAVLCKDTVGKVGLNLKNKNVVWYSIKDETADIFAKNIRVEEGITSFEVVKKGENLGTFSLSIPGDHNVANSLPVIYFAHEFKCNMKKVKERILKFKGANRRYQVIYDNNLRLIDDYAHHPTEVKVTINAAHNTEKGKVTVIFQPHRYSRTKFFFDDFVNSLKDADDLILLPIYAASEDNTYGVSSELLAEKIGGNVRVQTQEEIENIIKNDRNSGNTYVFMGAGSVSRVAHEIANDLRKMEK, encoded by the coding sequence ATGCTAACAAAAGTAAATAACGTGTATTTTAGTGGAATAAATGGAATTGGAATGAGTGGACTTGCAAAAATTTTAGCAGCAGATGGATTTAATGTGGCAGGTTCAGATTTAGAAAGAAAAGCTGTGACAAAAGATATGGAAGATATGGGAATAAAGGTTTACATCGGGCAAGTTGAAGAAAATGTAAAAGATAAGGGAATAGACTTATTTGTGTATTCAACAGCAATTAGGGAAACAAATCCAGAATATAAATATATCGTTGATAATAATATAAAAAAAATAAAAAGAGGACAGCTGCTTGCAGAAATAATGAATAGATTTGATGGAATTGCTGTAGCGGGAACTCATGGGAAAACTACAACAAGTTCAATGATGAGTGTGGCACTTTTGGAAAAAGAGCCATTTATCGTAGTTGGAGGAATAATTCCTGAAATTCAAAGTAACAGTAAAATTGGAAATTCAGAATATTTTATTGCCGAAGCTGATGAAAGTGACAATTCATTTTTGTATATAAAACCCAAATATTCTGTTGTAACAAATGTGGAAGCTGACCATTTGGATCATCACGGAACATTTGAAAATATAAAGAAATCATTTGAGCAATTTATCGACAGTACAGAAAGAATTGCAGTTCTTTGTAAAGATACTGTTGGAAAAGTCGGGCTTAATTTAAAAAATAAAAATGTAGTCTGGTATAGCATAAAAGATGAAACCGCTGATATTTTTGCTAAGAATATAAGAGTGGAAGAAGGAATAACAAGTTTTGAAGTTGTGAAAAAAGGTGAAAATCTGGGAACATTCAGCTTGAGTATTCCTGGAGATCATAATGTTGCAAATTCACTTCCAGTAATTTATTTTGCACATGAGTTCAAATGTAATATGAAAAAAGTAAAAGAGAGAATCTTGAAATTTAAGGGTGCAAATAGAAGATATCAAGTTATTTACGACAATAATTTGAGATTGATTGATGATTATGCACATCATCCAACAGAAGTAAAAGTAACAATTAATGCGGCACACAATACTGAAAAAGGCAAAGTAACCGTAATTTTCCAGCCTCACAGATACAGCCGTACAAAATTTTTCTTTGATGATTTCGTAAATTCATTAAAAGATGCTGATGATTTGATTTTACTTCCAATTTATGCAGCAAGTGAAGACAATACTTACGGCGTAAGTTCAGAATTACTTGCAGAAAAAATAGGAGGAAATGTCAGGGTGCAAACTCAGGAAGAAATAGAAAACATCATAAAAAACGATAGAAATAGTGGAAATACTTATGTGTTTATGGGAGCTGGAAGTGTATCAAGAGTGGCTCATGAGATTGCAAATGATTTAAGAAAGATGGAAAAATAG
- the murG gene encoding undecaprenyldiphospho-muramoylpentapeptide beta-N-acetylglucosaminyltransferase has product MEKVVFTTGGTGGHIYPALSIAKKVREKGIDTLFIGTKHRMEKDIVPKENFRFIGLDILPLRSIKSVFKMIIETMNTIKLLKKEKPTKIIAFGNYITIPVLIAANVLRIPYYLQEQNHTMGQANKWFYKGAKKVFVAFENTLESVKEKYKSKFVVTGNPLREEFYGKNKAEERKKLNIKNDEKVILVIGGSLGAKNINEAILKKWKTISEDVKIRLFWATGKDNYEASTYRIRDFGTAVVEPYFENVPELMAASDIVICRAGASTISELIQLEKPSVLIPYDFVGQKENADVLEYVNGAKIFTNETAEEAIDEALSIVGQASMLEFMSENVKTLKKGNSAEIIVNEMGL; this is encoded by the coding sequence ATGGAAAAAGTAGTATTTACTACAGGTGGAACAGGTGGACACATTTACCCTGCCTTATCAATTGCAAAAAAAGTTAGGGAAAAGGGAATAGATACTTTATTTATTGGGACAAAGCATCGAATGGAAAAGGACATTGTTCCAAAGGAAAATTTTAGATTTATAGGACTTGATATATTGCCGTTAAGAAGTATAAAATCTGTGTTTAAGATGATAATAGAAACTATGAACACAATAAAATTACTAAAAAAAGAAAAACCTACAAAAATAATAGCATTTGGAAATTACATAACGATACCTGTATTAATAGCAGCTAATGTTTTGCGAATACCGTATTATCTTCAGGAGCAAAATCACACAATGGGTCAGGCAAACAAATGGTTTTACAAAGGTGCAAAAAAAGTATTTGTTGCTTTTGAGAATACACTTGAAAGTGTTAAGGAAAAGTATAAAAGTAAATTTGTAGTAACAGGAAATCCATTGCGAGAAGAATTTTATGGAAAAAATAAAGCTGAAGAAAGAAAAAAACTGAATATCAAAAATGATGAAAAAGTAATTCTTGTAATTGGTGGAAGTTTGGGAGCAAAAAATATAAATGAGGCTATCTTGAAAAAGTGGAAAACAATTTCGGAAGATGTAAAAATAAGATTATTTTGGGCAACTGGAAAGGATAATTATGAGGCTTCAACTTACAGAATAAGAGATTTTGGGACAGCAGTAGTTGAGCCGTATTTTGAAAATGTACCTGAACTGATGGCGGCTTCTGATATTGTAATTTGCCGTGCTGGAGCTTCGACTATTTCGGAGCTTATTCAGCTGGAAAAGCCATCGGTATTAATTCCATACGATTTTGTCGGGCAAAAAGAAAATGCAGATGTACTGGAATATGTAAATGGTGCAAAAATATTTACAAATGAAACTGCAGAAGAGGCGATAGATGAAGCTTTGTCAATAGTGGGACAAGCATCAATGCTGGAATTTATGAGCGAAAATGTAAAAACTTTGAAAAAAGGAAACTCAGCAGAGATAATAGTAAATGAAATGGGACTTTAA